A section of the Balearica regulorum gibbericeps isolate bBalReg1 chromosome 6, bBalReg1.pri, whole genome shotgun sequence genome encodes:
- the PLCD4 gene encoding 1-phosphatidylinositol 4,5-bisphosphate phosphodiesterase delta-4, with translation MASLLCNARIQLTDTLEQMQQGTLMRKVKSKSWKKQRYFKLQDDCMTIWYQSKRTGKIESAFSISDVETVREGHQSEVLQSLAEEFPPERCFTIVFYGRRGNLDLIAGSAEEAQCWVQGLRQLIEVATSMDQREKIDQWIRDWFQKADKNKDGRMNFKEVQRLLKMMNVDMNEDHALRLFQAADKSESGTLEGEEFVLFYKALTQREEVLSLFQDFSEDGKKLTLLELVDFLQQEQLEDEGTEELAMELIDKYEPSETARARHALSADGFLMYLCSPEGSIFNPHHQVLWQDMSQPLCHYFISSSHNTYLIEDQIRGQSSIEGYIRALKRGCRCLEVDCWDGPNGEPMVYHGHTFTSKIPFREVVSTLGKYAFKTSDYPVILSLENHCSIEQQEVLAQQLKDILGEQLLTTTTDGRVPTQLPSPEELKHKILLKGKKIGRLEDMLDGPGDEAPDVSDDDNGAEAEEERRRAKKDKESLAQALSDCVVYCKSVSFRGFQEARSHSRPSEISSLAEAKARKLIRDAGNEFVRHNAWQLTRIYPSGMRTDSSNYSPQEMWNVGCQIVALNFQTAGTEMDLCDGLFSQNGRCGYVLKPPFMRDEETVFNPSDPSSWEGPGPITLTIQVISGQQLPKVANSKDGAIIDPLVRVEIHGVPADQARQETKYIENNGFNPRWDETLQFQLHVPELALVRFVVEDYDKTSRNDFVGQFTLAFANIKPGYRHIHLLSKDGTSIPPSSLFVHIRITEPPGPEQD, from the exons ATGGCATCGCTGCTGTGCAATGCCC GCATCCAGCTCACAGACACGCTGGAGCAGATGCAGCAAGGGACACTGATGCGCAAAGTCAAGTCCAAGAGCTGGAAGAAGCAACGTTACTTCAAGCTGCAGGATGACTGCATGACCATCTGGTACCAGTCTAAGAGGACGGGCAAAATTGAGTCCGCCT tcTCCATCAGCGATGTGGAGACGGTGCGAGAAGGGCACCAGTCAGaggtgctgcagagcctggctgaGGAGTTCCCCCCTGAGCGCTGCTTCACCATCGTCTTCTATGGCCGCCGGGGCAACCTGGACCTCATTGCTGGCTCGGCAGAAGAGGCACAGTGCTGGGTCCAGGGCCTGCGCCAGCTCATTGAGGTGGCCACCAGCATGGACCAGAGGGAGAAGATAGACCA ATGGATTCGTGACTGGTTTCAGAAAGCCGACAAGAATAAGGATGGGCGCATGAACTTCAAGGAGGTGCAGCGTCTCCTCAAGATGATGAATGTAGACATGAATGAGGATCATGCCCTGCGGCTCTTCCAG GCTGCTGACAAGTCGGAGTCGGGGACACTGGAAGGGGAGGAGTTTGTGCTCTTCTACAAGGCCCTCACACAGCGTGAGGAGGTGCTGAGCCTCTTCCAGGACTTCTCTGAGGATGGGAAGAAGCTGACactgctggagctggtggatttcctgcagcaggagcagctggaggatgaGGGCACGGAGGAGCTGGCCATGGAGCTCATCGACAAGTACGAGCCGTCGGAGACAG cccggGCTCGCCACGCGCTGAGTGCCGACGGGTTCCTCATGTACCTGTGCTCCCCGGAGGGCTCCATCTTCAACCCCCATCACCAGGTCCTGTGGCAGGACATGAGCCAGCCACTCTGCCACTACTTCATCTCTTCCTCCCACAACACCTACCTGATAGAGGACCAGATCCGGGGCCAGAGTAGCATCGAGGGCTACATCAG GGCTCTGAAGCGGGGCTGCCGGTGCCTGGAGGTGGATTGCTGGGATGGGCCGAACGGGGAGCCCATGGTGTACCATGGCCACACCTTCACCTCCAAGATCCCTTTCCGGGAGGTGGTGAGCACCCTGGGGAAGTACGCCTTCAAG ACGTCAGACTACCCAGTGATCCTGTCCCTGGAGAACCACTGCAGCATAGAGCAGCAGGAGGTCCTGGCCCAGCAGCTCAAGGACATCCTGGGGGAACAGctcctcaccaccaccaccgatGGGCGCGTCCCCACCCAGCTCCCATCCCCAGAG GAGCTGAAGCACAAGATCCTGCTGAAGGGGAAGAAGATTGGGCGGCTGGAGGACATGCTGGACGGGCCAGGGGACGAGGCACCTGATGTGTCTGATGATGACAACGGGGCAGAGGCGGAGGAGGAGAGACGGAGAGCGAAG AAGGACAAGGAGAGCCTGGCACAGGCATTGTCCGACTGCGTCGTCTACTGCAAGAGCGTGTCCTTCCGGGGCTTCCAGGAGGCCCGCAGCCATTCCCGGCCCTCCGAGATCTCCTCCCTCGCTGAAGCCAAGGCTAGGAAGCTCATCCGGGATGCGG GGAATGAGTTTGTCCGCCACAACGCCTGGCAGCTGACACGCATCTACCCCAGCGGGATGCGGACCGACTCCTCCAACTACAGCCCCCAGGAGATGTGGAACGTGGGGTGCCAGATCG TGGCCCTGAACTTCCAGACGGCCGGCACAGAGATGGACCTGTGTGACGGGCTCTTCAGCCAGAACGGGCGCTGTGGCTATGTGCTCAAACCGCCCTTCATGAGGGACGAGGAGACTGTCTTCAACCCCAGTGaccccagcagctgggagggcCCTGGCCCCATCACCCTGACAATCCAG GTGATCAgtgggcagcagctgcccaaAGTGGCCAACAGCAAGGACGGAGCCATCATCGACCCACTGGTGCGTGTGGAGATCCACGGGGTCCCCGCAGACCAGGCGCGCCAGGAGACCAAGTATATCGAGAACAATG GGTTTAACCCCCGCTGGGATGAAACGCTCCAGTTCCAGCTCCACGTGCCCGAGCTGGCCCTTGTCCGCTTCGTGGTGGAGGATTATGACAAGACCTCCAGGAATGATTTCGTGGGCCAGTTCACCTTAGCATTTGCCAACATCAAACCTG GCTACCGCCACATCCATCTCCTCTCCAAGGACGGCACCAGCATCCCACCCTCTTCGCTCTTCGTCCACATCCGCATCACCGAGCCGCCTGGCCCCGAGCAGGACTGA
- the CNOT9 gene encoding CCR4-NOT transcription complex subunit 9 isoform X2, translating into MHSLATAAPVPTALAQVDREKIYQWINELSSPETRENALLELSKKRESVPDLAPMLWHSFGTIAALLQEIVNIYPSINPPTLTAHQSNRVCNALALLQCVASHPETRSAFLAAHIPLFLYPFLHTVSKTRPFEYLRLTSLGVIGALVKTDEQEVINFLLTTEIIPLCLRIMESGSELSKTVATFILQKILLDDTGLAYICQTYERFSHVAMILGKMVLQLSKEPSARLLKHVVRCYLRLSDNPRAREALRQCLPDQLKDTTFAQVLKDDTTTKRWLAQLVKNLQEGQVTDPRGIPLPPQ; encoded by the exons ATGCACAGCTTGGCCACGGCTGCG CCTGTGCCAACAGCACTGGCTCAGGTCGACCGTGAAAAGATCTACCAATGGATCAATGAGCTGTCCAGCCCCGAGACACGGGAGAATGCGCTGCTGGAGCTGAGCAAGAAGCGCGAGTCTGTGCCTGACCTTGCCCCGATGCTGTGGCACTCGTTTGGCACGATCGCAGCGCTCCTTCAG gaaattgtaaatatttatcCATCAATCAACCCTCCAACTTTGACAGCCCATCAGTCCAACAGAGTCTGCAATGCTTTGGCTCTACTACAGTGTGTTGCATCACATCCTGAAACAAG GTCAGCTTTTCTGGCAGCTCACATCCCTCTTTTCCTGTACCCCTTCTTGCACACAGTTAGCAAGACACGTCCATTTGAGTACCTGCGGCTCACGAGCCTCGGAGTGATTG gGGCCTTGGTGAAAACTGATGAGCAAGAAGTGATAAATTTCTTATTGACAACAGAAATTATCCCCCTGTGCTTACGCATTATGGAGTCTGGCAGTGAACTCTCCAAAACG GTTGCTAcatttattcttcagaaaatccTCCTGGATGACACAGGGCTGGCATATATCTGTCAGACTTATGAGCGGTTTTCTCATGTTGCCATGATACTG GGTAAAATGGTCCTGCAGCTCTCCAAGGAGCCATCGGCACGGCTGCTGAAACACGTTGTCCGCTGCTACCTTCGCCTTTCCGATAACCCCAG GGCACGTGAAGCTCTCAGGCAGTGCCTTCCTGACCAACTGAAGGACACCACCTTCGCCCAGGTCCTGAAGGATGACACCACCACGAAGCGCTGGCTGGCTCAGCTCGTCAAGAACCTGCAAGAGGGTCAAGTCACTGACCCACGGGGcattcctcttcctccacaaTGA
- the CNOT9 gene encoding CCR4-NOT transcription complex subunit 9 isoform X1: MHSLATAAPVPTALAQVDREKIYQWINELSSPETRENALLELSKKRESVPDLAPMLWHSFGTIAALLQEIVNIYPSINPPTLTAHQSNRVCNALALLQCVASHPETRSAFLAAHIPLFLYPFLHTVSKTRPFEYLRLTSLGVIGALVKTDEQEVINFLLTTEIIPLCLRIMESGSELSKTVATFILQKILLDDTGLAYICQTYERFSHVAMILGKMVLQLSKEPSARLLKHVVRCYLRLSDNPRCRAREALRQCLPDQLKDTTFAQVLKDDTTTKRWLAQLVKNLQEGQVTDPRGIPLPPQ; the protein is encoded by the exons ATGCACAGCTTGGCCACGGCTGCG CCTGTGCCAACAGCACTGGCTCAGGTCGACCGTGAAAAGATCTACCAATGGATCAATGAGCTGTCCAGCCCCGAGACACGGGAGAATGCGCTGCTGGAGCTGAGCAAGAAGCGCGAGTCTGTGCCTGACCTTGCCCCGATGCTGTGGCACTCGTTTGGCACGATCGCAGCGCTCCTTCAG gaaattgtaaatatttatcCATCAATCAACCCTCCAACTTTGACAGCCCATCAGTCCAACAGAGTCTGCAATGCTTTGGCTCTACTACAGTGTGTTGCATCACATCCTGAAACAAG GTCAGCTTTTCTGGCAGCTCACATCCCTCTTTTCCTGTACCCCTTCTTGCACACAGTTAGCAAGACACGTCCATTTGAGTACCTGCGGCTCACGAGCCTCGGAGTGATTG gGGCCTTGGTGAAAACTGATGAGCAAGAAGTGATAAATTTCTTATTGACAACAGAAATTATCCCCCTGTGCTTACGCATTATGGAGTCTGGCAGTGAACTCTCCAAAACG GTTGCTAcatttattcttcagaaaatccTCCTGGATGACACAGGGCTGGCATATATCTGTCAGACTTATGAGCGGTTTTCTCATGTTGCCATGATACTG GGTAAAATGGTCCTGCAGCTCTCCAAGGAGCCATCGGCACGGCTGCTGAAACACGTTGTCCGCTGCTACCTTCGCCTTTCCGATAACCCCAG ATGTAGGGCACGTGAAGCTCTCAGGCAGTGCCTTCCTGACCAACTGAAGGACACCACCTTCGCCCAGGTCCTGAAGGATGACACCACCACGAAGCGCTGGCTGGCTCAGCTCGTCAAGAACCTGCAAGAGGGTCAAGTCACTGACCCACGGGGcattcctcttcctccacaaTGA